GACGGCATCACGCCATCGGGCCCGCGCCTGTTCGAGTTCCGCTCGATCGGCGGGTACGACTGAGGCCTCTGATGACACCGGCAAGCTCCCTGTTGTCGCAGCGTGCGGCAGTCCGCGAGTGCGGACTATTGGGGTTCAGGCTAGATGATGGCGCGGCGCGCTCATGCAGCGCCCGGCCCGCACCGCCGAGCGCCCCCCGGGGCGTGGGGACACGAGATGTTCATCGGCACCCCGTACGCTTGATTGCCGTGGCCAGGACGATGTTGAGTGTGGGACGAGGGATTCGCGCCATGCCCGCAGCCGTCCGTTCGACGATCCGTCAGATCCCCCGGCGACGCATCATGCTCACCGCGATCGTCATTGTGATTCTCATCGCAGTCGCCCTGCTCGTTCCGGTGCCGACTGCGGTCCAGCTTCGCGACTGGGCCCAATCCCTGGGCCCGTGGTTTCCGCTGGCGTTCCTCGCCCTGCACAGCGTGGTGACGGTGCTGCCGTTCCCCCGAACCGCGTTCACCCTCGCGGCCGGCCTGCTGTTCGGGGCAGGGCTGGGAATCGCGCTCGCGGTCGTCGCGAGCGCGATCAGCGCCCTGATCGCGCTGATCGCGGTACGGGCCTTCGGCTGGCAGATCTCGAGTCTGGTGAGCCACCCGTCGATCGACAGCATCGACGCGCACCTTCGTCGCCGAGGGTGGCTGGCCGTGATGTCGCTGCGGCTCATCCCCGCGGTGCCGTTCTCGGTGATCAACTACGCCGCGGGCGCCTCAGCGGTTCGGGTGCTCCCCTACCTCGGAGCGACGATCGTGGGTCTGGCGCCGGGAACCGCGGCGGTGGTGATCCTCGGCGACGCCCTGACCGGACGGATCAATCCCACGCTGGTGCTGGTGTCGGTGTGCACGGCGTGCGTCGGGGTGGCCGGCCTGATCGTCGAGATCCGCAACCACCGGCGCACTCACGCGCCTGCACGCGCGGAGTCGGGCCCCTTGACCGTCAGCGTCGAGAACAGCGCCAGAAACGACGAGGCCGCGACCAGTCCCGGGCTGTAGTCCTTGGCGCGCAGGTGTGAGCCGACCGCCAATATGAAGTAGATGGTCAGCATGAACGTCGTCAGCCGCGCCAACGCCGGGAACCGACCCGCGGAGAGCAGGCCGATCGCGGAGGCCGCCTTCACCACCGGGACGATCGGCCGGTACTTCTGCGGCAACCCGACATCATCGAAGGACTTGGTGATGACCGCCAGCGGGATGGCGCACGCGACGGCGTCGGCGGCCTGAACCGCCGCCAGCGCGGTGTACGTCCTCGTCGACGTCAGCCCGCTCATGGCTGGGCCCGATGGACACCGGCGGGCGGCAGCGACGACGGCTGCGGGAAGCCCGGCCCCGGAAGCGCCGCGCCGGGAGTCTGTTCAGGGGTCTCGCGGGCGTCGGCCTCGGCCTTCGCCACCGCCTGGGCGATCACCGGATCGGTCTTGGTGTCGAACCAGTCCGCGACCTCGTCGGAGTCGTCGACCGGCGCAGTCTCGGGTTCCACCGGCGAGGGCGTGTAGCGGAACACGCCGTCCTCGCCCGGTGCACCCAGCAGTTTCGTGAAACCCTGCAGCGCAGAACCGAAGTCGCTTGGCACCACCCAGACCTTGTTGGCCTCCCCCTTGGCCATCAACGGCAGGGTCTGCAGGTACTGATAGGCCAGCAGTTCGGGAGTGGGGCGGCCGGCCTTGATCGCGGCGAACGTCTTCTCGATGGCCTTGGCCTGCCCCTGGGCCTGCAGGTACTGCGCGGCGCGTTCACCCTGAGCACGGAGCATGCGGGACTGCCGCTCGGCCTCGGCCGCCAGGATCGCGGCCTGTTTAGCGCCCTCGGCGGCAAGGATCTGGGACTGCTTCTGCCCCTCGGCCTGCTTGATCGACGACTCGCGGACACCTTCCGCGGTCAGGATCATGGCGCGCTTCTCGCGGTCGGCCTTCATCTGCTTCTCCATCGACTCCTGGATCGACGGCGGCGGATCGATGGCCTTGAGTTCGACGCGGGCCACCCGCAGGCCCCACTTTCCGGTGGCCTCGTCGAGCACGCCACGGAGTTGCGCGTTGATCGAGTCGCGCGAGGTCAGGGTCTGCTCGAGCGTCATGCCGCCGACGACGTTGCGCAGTGTCGTAGTGGTCAGCTGCTCGACACCGACGATGTAGTTGCTGATCGCGTACACCGCGGCCTGCGGGTTGGTGACCTGGAAATAGACCACGGTGTCGATGTGCAGGGTGAGGTTGTCCTCGGTGATGACGGGCTGCGGCGGGAAGGACACCACGCGCTCGCGCAGGTCCACCCGGGCCCTGATTCGGTCGATGAACGGCACCAACAGAGTCAACTGGCCGCTGACCGTGCGGCTGTACCGGCCCAGTCGTTCGATCACCGCGGCCTCGGCCTGCGGGATCAGCGCGACGGATTTGGCCACGATGATGATCGCCAGAATGACCAAGACCGCCAGCATCACCAGACCGGCGACTGCACCGTCCATCATCAACCCCCTGTAGTTGTCAGTCGGATTTCCAGACCACCGCGGTGGCGCCGTCGATGCGCATCACCGTGACCTGGTCACCCGGTTTGTAGACGTCACCGCCATTGAGCGGACGCGCCGTCCAGATCTCGCCCTCAAGCTTGACCTGGCCTTGATGTGCGGTGATCTGATCGAGCACGAGCGCTGACTTGCCCTCGAGCGCCTCGATTCCAGTCTCGGCCGGCTCCCCGGACTGCAGGCGCCGCCGCAGGGCGGGCCGGACCAGTACCAGCAGCAGCACCGAGACCACGAGGAACACCGCGCCGTCCGCCCAGATCGGCCAGCCGAAGAGTGCACTCGTGCCTGCTGCGGCCAGCGCACCGCCGCCGAGCATCAGCAGGAAGAGATCGCCGGTGAGGACTTCGGCACCGGCCAACCCGAGAGCTGCGATGAGCCAGATCAGGGCCGCGGGCATAGCGCCAGGATAGCCCGTGTCGAGAAGATTGCGGGGCCCCTTCGGACCGCGCGCCACGGGCCGGGGCAGCTATTACACTCTCCAACATCATGTGGTGTCCGAGTGTGTCGCTGACGTTGTGGGCCAATGCCTGGCTGGCGGGCCAGGCCGCGCCCGATGACGTCCTCGACGCGTTGTCACTCTGGGCGCCAACGCATTCGGTGGCGGCCTACGACGCCGAGGCGGCGCGGGTGACCGGCCTGCCGTGGCCCGACGTCGACAACGCCACGTCGGTGTCGCTGCTGCAGACCGTGCGCGCGGCCGCGGGTGCCCGCCGGAACGAGGGGCCGGCACTGTCGCTCACGCTGCCGGTGCCCGGAGACGTGCGCGGCCTGCCTGCGGGCACCACCTTCGCCCGCGACGCCATGGCCGCCGGCGAAGCCGTCGTGATCGCGTCGGACCGCGGCGCCCCGATCGGACTCGTCCCCGAGTTCGAGTACAGCGGTGACCCACTCGACGTGGACGACGCCGAGGCCGACCTCGACCCACCCCTGCTGACCTGGACCGCATACTCGCTGCCTGCGACGCCGGTGGCCGAACATCCCGACCTCGGCGGCGCCGAACTCGCACTGCGTTCGGCGGTGCGCGCGGCCGCCGACGCACTGACGACGCTGAGGGCCGGTGGGTCGGGCGTCGACGTCGAGGATCCGCGCGGCATGGTCGAACAGGTGCTGCATGCGACGCAAGTGCATCGCGCCCCCGACCACGCGCCCAGCCGTGCACTGCGGGTCATGGAGAACGCCGCGCACGTCGACGCCATCATCACCGTCAGTGCGGGGCTGATGCCGATTGCGGCGAACTCGTCGTCGGAGATTCAGCTTGCGTCAGATGCGTTGCGGCCCTTGGCCAGCGTGGTGCGCAACGCCCGACTGGCCGCCGTCACCGCGATTCTGCACTCGGCCTGGCAGGCCTAGCGGCACCGCCGACCGCCACGCAGTGCGGCGGCTCGCAGGCCTGGCCGTTGACGCTGATCCCGCAGCCCGCAACGGAATCGGCGTGCGGCACCCTGAGCGGCGGTGCACCGGTGCGCAGTTCGTCGATGAGGTCCACGGCCAACCGCGCGTAGCGGACGTCGTCGTTGGGCGTCGTCGCCCGGGCCAGCGCGACACCGAGTTCGCGCGCCTGCTCGGCGACTTCACTGTCGAGGTCCCAGACCACCTCGATGTGGTCGGCGACGAAACCGATCGGGCAGACGATGAGCGCCTTGGCGCCCTGCTCTGCCAGGGCCGCAACATGATCTCCGATGTCGGGCTCGAGCCACGGGATGTGCGGCGGCCCCGACCGGGACTGCCAGACCTGGTCGTAGTCGGTGTATCCGGCCGCCGCGGCCACCAACTCCGTGGCACAGCGGACCTGACGGCTGTAGAGCCGCGGACCGCGCGCGTCGTCGGCCGCGATCGGGATCGAGTGGGCCGTGAACACCAGGCGCGCGGCATCCCGCAGGTGCTCCGGAAGCGTCTGGCGCGCAGCGGCGATCGCGTCGGCGAACATCTCGACCAACAGCGGGTGGTCGAAATACTGTCGCAGTTTGACCAGTTCGGGCGCACCGTCGCCGACAGCGCGGCGCGCGCGGGCGATGTCCTCGACGTACTGCGTGCATCCGGAGTACCCGCCCCAGGCCGAGGTCACGAACACCGCGGCCCGCCTGACGCCGTCGTCGCGCATCGCGGCGACGGCGTCCTCGACGTAGGGCTCCCAGTTCCGGTTGCCGAAGTAGATCGGCAGATCGGTCACGGTACGCAGGCGTTCGATCAGCGCACGGTTGATGCCGTTGATGGGTGACACGCCGCCGAAGTGCAGGTAGTGCTCGGCGACGTCGTCAAGGCGCTCCGGCGGGATGTTGCGACCCCGCGTCACGTTCTCCAGGAACGGGCGGACCTGTTCGGGTCCCTCGGGTCCGCCGAAGGACAGCAGGAGAATCGCGTCGAAGTCCATGCGGGCCGCTAGAGCAGCTGGGTGCTGGCGCCGCCGTCGGCGTAGATGATGGTGCCGGTGGTGGCGGGCAGCCAGTCCGACAGCAGGGCGCACACGGTCTTGGCGACCGGGGTCGGGTCCTTCATGTTCCAGCCGACGGGGGCGCGCTGGTCCCAGCCCTCCTCGAGGAGGCGCATCTGGTCACCGGCCTCGGCGCCCAGTGCGCCGCCGACGATCGCGCTCATCGCGAGCGTCCGGATGGGGCCTGCGGCCACGAGGTTCGAGCGGACGCCGAAGGGGCCGGCCTCGCGAGCGACGAACCGGTTCACCGACTCCAGCGCACTCTTGGCCACCGTCATCCAGTTGTAGGCGGGCATCGCGCGGGTCGGGTCGAAGTCCATGCCGACGATGCTGCCGCCGGAGTTCATGACCGGCAGCGTGGCCTTGGCCAGCGAGGCGTAGGAGTACGCCGAGATGTGGATGCCCTTGGCGACGTCCTCGTACGGGGCGTCGAAGAACGGGTTGACGCCCATGCCGGTCTGGGGCATGAAGCCGATCGAGTGCACCACACCGTCGAGCTTGTTGCCCTCGCCGATCACCTCGGTGATGCGGCCGGCCAGCGAGTCGAGGTGCTCGTTGTTCTGCACGTCGAGTTCCAGCAGCGGCGCGGGCTTGGGCAGCCGGTCGGCGATGCGCTGGATCAGCTTCATCCGGTCGAATCCGGTCAGCACCAACTCGGCGCCGGCCTCCTGCGCCTGCTTGGCGATGTGAAACGCGATGGACGAGTCCGTGATGATGCCGGTGACGAGGATGCGCTTGCCCTCGAGCAGACCTGCCATTGTGGTGACTCCTTATAAGCGAATGTTTGGATAAGCCAAAGCTTTTGGGTCAGTGACCCATGCCCATGCCGCCGTCGACGGGGATCACCGCGCCTGCGATGTAGCTGGCGTCCTCCGACGCCAGGAAGCTGACGGCGCCGGCCACCTCCTCGGCGGTGCCGACGCGCTTGGCCGGGATGAACTCCAGCGCACCCTCCTGGATGCGCTCGTCGAGCGAGCGGGTCATCTCGGTGTCGATGTAGCCCGGGGCCACCACGTTGGCGGTGACGCCGGCCTTCGACAGCTCACGGGAGATGGAGCGTGCCATGCCGATCAGGCCGGCCTTGGCGGCTGCGTAGTTGGCCTGGTTGCCGATGCCCCACATGCCCGACACCGAGCCGATGAAGATGATCCGGCCGAAGCGTTTGCGCTGCATGCTGCGCGACGCACGCTGGGCCACCCGGAACGCGCCGGTCAGGTTGGCGTTGATGACCTCTTCGAACCTGTCCTCGGTCATCCGCATGAGGAACGCGTCCTTCGAGATGCCCGCGTTGGACACCAGCACTTCGACCGGGCCCTGATGCTCCTCGACCTCTTTGAACGCCCGGTCCACCGCGGCATTGTCGGTCACATCGCACACGACGCCGAACAGGCCCTCGGGGGCTCCGGACCCGCGGTGCGTGACGGCGACCTTGTGCCCGTCGGCCGCCAGGCGCTGCGCGATGGCCAGGCCGATGCCCCGGTTGCCGCCCGTCACCAGGACAGAGCGGGAGACGAAAGCCGGCTTGCCTGCGCTCGGAGCCGCCTCGGCCCCGGTGGTCTGGGTGTCGGTCATGATCGTCAACCTATCGTTTCGGCGCGAGCAGACACAAAATCGCCCCTGTACGGGCAAGTGCGTGCAAGTCTGCGTCTGCTCGCGGAGGTGGAGGGGTCAGCCGGGCAGGCGGCGGTTGATCAGCAGCGAGGCGAGTGCGGCCGCCGCCAGGATCAGGGCCCCCAGTCGCAGCCACCCCACACTGGCGTCGCCCTTGATGGTCTCGTAGCCGATCTGCTCCTGCAGCGAGGTGAACACCTCTTTGAGCTGCTCGAGGCTCGATGCGGTGTAGGCGTTGCCGCCCGACAGGTCGGCGATCTTCTTGAGCATCTCGTCATCGACCGGCACGGGCTGGCGCTGATCGTTGATCTCGACGTAGCCGTACGGCGTGCCGAACGACACCGTCGAGATGGGCACACCCTGGTCCTTGGCCGTGCGCGCCGCGTTGAACGCGCCCTTGGGGTTGTCCGGGTTGGACGGCACCGTCTCCTTACCGTCCGACATCAGCACGATGCGGGCTGGCGGTGGTTCGTCACCGCCACCGATCACCGCGCCGACGGTGGCGATGGACTGCAGCGACGTGAAGATCGCCTCACCCGTGGCGGTGCGGTCGGCCAACTGGAGCTTGTCGATCGCGGACTTGGTGGATTCGCGGTTGGTGGTCGGCGACACCAGGACGGTGGCCGTTCCCGCGTAGGCGATCAGGCCCAGGTTGATGCCGGGCGTCAGCTGGTCGGCAAACTGCTTGGCCGCCTCCTGCGCCGCCGCGAGTCGGCTGGGTGCGACGTCGGTCGCACGCATCGACTGCGACACGTCGATCACGAGCATGACCACGGCGCGGTTGCGGGGAATGCGCACATCGTTGGTGGGGCCGGCCATGGCGATGGTGAACAGCACCATCGAGGCGACCATCAGCATCGCCGGCAGGTGCCGCCACCGGGTCGGCCGTTTGGGCGCGACCGTCTCCAGCAGTTCCATGTTGGCGAACCGCAGCACGCGCTTCTCGCGGGCCAACTGCACCACGACGTAGAGCGCGACCAGTCCGAGCACCACGAAGAAGAACAGGAAGAACCAGGGGTGTTCGAACCCGGTCAACGACATCGGCCCGAGCAGCGGCAGGGTCATAAACGCTCAGTCTTCTTTCTCATGGCTGTGGTGTGGCCCCGTCACCTCACTGCTGTCCGGACAGGGCACCGCGGCGCCGCGACGCGACGAACCGCACGATGTCGGCGATCCAGTCCCGGTCCGTGCGCAGCGTCAACAGCGGTGCGCCACAACGACGCAGCGTGCGGGCGACCTCTTGGCGGTGCCCGGCCGCGGCGCGTTCGAAGTCATCGCGCAGGCGCTCGTCGATCGTGAACTCGCGGGTCACGCCGGACTCGGTGTCCTGGAGGACGACGTCGCCGACGGCGGGCAGTTCGACGTCACGCGGGTCGAGCACCTCGATGCCGAGCACCTCGTGCCGTGCGGCGATCGCCCGCAGGGGACGCATCCAGTTGATGGGACCCAGGAAGTCACTGATGATGACTGCCATGCCGCGCCGGCGCTCGGGCCTGCGCAGCGCGTCGATGGCCGCCGCCAGATCGCCGCGCACACCCTGCGGTGCGCGCGGCATGGTCGCGATCGTGCGCAGCAGCGTCTGCTCGTGCATCCGACCCGACAGCGCGGGAACCCGAACCACCTTGTCGCCGTTGGCGATCACCGCACCCAGCCGGTTCCCGCCGCCGCTGTTGAGGTAGGTGATGGCGGCGGCCGCGGCGACCGCGAGATCGCGCTTCTCGCACCCGGTGGTGCCGAAGTCCAGGCTGGCCGACATGTCGACCACGAGCCAGGTCTCGAGCTCCCGGTCGGCGATCATCTGCCGCACATGCGGATGCGTGGTTCGCGCGGTCACCGACCAGTCCATCCGGCGCACGTCATCACCGGGCTGGTAGAGCCGCGACTCCCCCGGCTCCGATCCCGGACCCGGGATCAGGCCGAGGTGGTCACCGTGCAGCACACCGTCGAGCTTGCGTTTGACGGTGAGCTCGAGGGTGCGCAGCGCCGCCGAGAGTTGCGGATCGCCGATCTCGCCGCGCCCGAAGGACGGCGGATGGATGGGATTACGCTCGCTCACCGACCGTTGGCCGCCCCGGCGCCGACCCCGGTGGGCACCGAATGACCCTGCTGCGGAACAGCATTCACCTGGGGCAGGGCCACGGTCTGCAGGATGCGGTTGATCACCGTCTCGGGCGCGATGTCGTCGGCCAGCGCATCGTAGGTCAGGACCAGGCGGTGCCGCAGCACATCCGGGATGACCTCGATGACGTCCTGCGGAATCACGTAGTCGCGACCGCGCACCAGGGCCAGCGCGCGGGCCGCGGCGATCACGCCGAGTGAGGCGCGCGGCGAGGCGCCGAACGCGACCCACGACTTCACGTCGTTCAGACCGAACTGCTCGGGCTGACGGGTCGCGGTGATGACGCGGACGACGTAGTCGACGAGGGCGTGATGGACGAAGTTGTTGGCGGCCAGTTCCTGCAGGCGCAGCAGATCGCCGGGGTTCAGGATGGCCTTGGGCTCCGGCGGGGTGACACCCATCCGGTAGATGATCTCGCGCTCTTCCTCGGGCGTCGGGTAGTCGACGTTGATCTTGAACAGGAAGCGGTCGCGCTGCGCCTCGGGCAGCGGGTAGACGCCCTCGTTCTCGATCGGGTTCTGGGTCGCCATCACCAGGAAGGGCTTGGGCAGCGGGTAGGTCTTGCCGCCGATCGAGATCTTGCGCTCGGCCATGACCTCCAGCAGCGCGGACTGCACCTTTGCGGGTGCGCGGTTGATCTCGTCGGCGAGCAGGAAGTTGACCACAACCGGCCCGAGTTCGATGTCGAACTCCTCGCGGCCCTGCCGGTAGATCCGGGTGCCGATGATGTCGGTGGGCACCAGGTCGGGGGTGAACTGGATGCGGGCGAACGTGCCGCCGACCACCTTGGCGAACGTCTCGACGGCCAGCGTCTTGGCCACGCCGGGCACACCCTCGAGGAGCACGTGCCCCTTGGCCAGCAGTCCGACCAGGATGCGCTCGACCAGTTGGTCCTGCCCCACGATGATCCGCTTGACCTCGTAGATGGCCCGCTCAAGGGTGTGCACCTCGGCAGCCAGTCCGTTGGTGCTCGGCGGAGCGACCGCGGGACCACCCGCCGAAGGTGCTGCCGCATGCGCGCCGGGCGCCGACGAGTAGTTGGGCGGCCCAGCTGGTGATGTCATCGACTACGTCCTCCACATTCCTGCACACCCGGGTGCGCAGCTTCTTCGCATGACTTCGTTCACGGCTCGACGCGCTCCCCGGGGTGTTCCGAGGGCGCACGTGCGTTGCCCGGAGTCAACTATTCCAGGCACTTCGGGATCCGTCGACGTGCCCCACCGACGCGGGGCTGTTCAGGACTCGATGATGCGGGCCACGTAGGGCTGCAGGCCGGAGGTCCGGACGGGGCTGACGGTCACCTTGCCCGCGCTGCCGGAGGCCTCGAGCATGCGGCCACCGCCCAAGAACATCGCGACGTGCTGGCTGCCGCCGGGGCCCCAGAACAGCAGGTCGCCGCGCTTGGCCTGCGAGAGGGGCACCTTGCGCCCGGTGTTGTACTGGTCCCCGGAGTACTTCGGGATCAGCACCCCGACGCCCGCGTAGGAGAACTGCGTGAATCCCGAGCAGTCGAACCCGACGGTGCCTGCGCCGGAGTCGACGCCCGTCGACGGCCCGGTCGGCTTGCCGCCGCCCCACGAGTACGGCACACCCATCTGCGTGCCGCCACGACGGATCACATACTCAATCGCCTGGGGCCCACGCACCCGCCCGGCGGCCACACCGGTGGGCTGCTGCCCGCCCAGACCGATGCTGGACAGGAACTTGCGACCGAGGTCCATGGTCGCCTGCGTGGCCTGCGCCGTGGCGGCCAGCGACGCGTTGGCGATCGCGAGCGGATCGCCGGGAGCGCCGGCACTGAGCAGCTTCGGCAGCGTGGGGTCCCACTGACCGTCTTCGGGCGCCGCACCCGCGATGCCCGAGGTCGCCGGGGTGAGTCCGACGAGGAGTGCAAAGGACAGCAGGATCGCCGCAAGCGCCGGCATCACCGGACGCAGGCGGCGAAACAGCTTGTCACGCATAAAGTGTCGTCTTTCGTCAGTATTCGATGTAGCGGACGACGTACGGCGTCATACCGCTCGTGCGCACCGGCGAGATCTTGACGTGGGAACCGGTGTAGGGGGCTTCGATCATCTGGTTGTTGCCCAGGTAGATCGTGACGTGCTGGCTGCCGCCCGGACCGTAGAAGATGACGTCACCGCGACGCATCTGCGACGACGGGATCTTGCGGCCCATGTTGTACTGCGAGCCCGAGTAGTGCGGCAGCTTGATGCCGACGCCGGCGAACGCGTAGAGCACCAGGCCCGAACAGTCGAAGCCCACGGTGTTGGCCCCGGAGTCGATGCCCCTGCTCGGGCCCGCGGCGTTACCGCCACCCCACGAGTACGGCACGCCCATCTGCGACTGCGCCCGCCGGATCACGTACTCCGCGGCCTGCGCCCCGTAGACCTGCGGGATGGCGCCGTTGGTGATGCCGGTGTCGGCCGGTTTGAGAATGCCGAGCTTCTGCAGGAATTTGCGCCCGAGATCCGCGGTGACCTGCGCCGAACTGGCCGAGATCTGCAGCACCGTGTTGATGATCGCGATCGGGTCACCCGAGATGAAGGCGCTGGGCACCATCGGGAGCGTGGTGTCCCATTGGCTGGCCTCGCCGTAGGGCACGGTCGCGGTGGTGCCTGGGCTGCGATCCCAGTCCGCACCGGGTGCCGCAGGACCGGCGGCGGCCTGCGGTGCCGCACCGGGCACCGCACCGGGTGCCGCCGACGCCACCGGGCCCGAGGCCACGCTCGGCGCCGGCCGTGCGGCGGCGAGCTTGGCCTTGGCCGCATCCCGCTCCGCCGCCAGCGTCGTGATCTGGGTCTGCTGGTGGCCGAACTTCTGCTGTGCGGCCTTGAGCGCCTCGACGGCGCCGTCCTGGCTGGCCTCGGCGTTCGCTTCAGCCTCGTCGGCCTGCTGCTTGGCCAGTCGGGCCATCGACTCCTTGTTCACCTGCTCGGTACGGGCGCGCTGAAGGCTGGCCATGACCTGCTCGGAGCTGACCGCCAGCGTCCGGCTCGCGGCCGTCGTGGCGATCATGTCCTCAGGTGTGGCCGCCGACAGGTAGGACGCCGACGGCCCGGAGATGTAGCTGGCCGCGGCGAAAGTGTTGAATCGCTTCTGCGCGTCGGCGATTGC
The DNA window shown above is from Mycolicibacterium confluentis and carries:
- the ripA gene encoding NlpC/P60 family peptidoglycan endopeptidase RipA, with the protein product MRRMVPLGRRLPMRGASPWVIASLVLATPGLFAPLAGADPEANPTSLAALVAEVAEANQRLDSLGAEIQTQQESVNKAIVDVQTARDNAVSAQRNVETSAEAVQAANAAIADAQKRFNTFAAASYISGPSASYLSAATPEDMIATTAASRTLAVSSEQVMASLQRARTEQVNKESMARLAKQQADEAEANAEASQDGAVEALKAAQQKFGHQQTQITTLAAERDAAKAKLAAARPAPSVASGPVASAAPGAVPGAAPQAAAGPAAPGADWDRSPGTTATVPYGEASQWDTTLPMVPSAFISGDPIAIINTVLQISASSAQVTADLGRKFLQKLGILKPADTGITNGAIPQVYGAQAAEYVIRRAQSQMGVPYSWGGGNAAGPSRGIDSGANTVGFDCSGLVLYAFAGVGIKLPHYSGSQYNMGRKIPSSQMRRGDVIFYGPGGSQHVTIYLGNNQMIEAPYTGSHVKISPVRTSGMTPYVVRYIEY